The genomic window CCACAGATCAATCTTATTATGTACTTTGATCAAACTTTCTTGTGTTACATCCAACGCATCTTCACGGTTGCCGGTGACGCGATACGCAGCGGCATACATAGATCCTTGAAATCGACGGACAATTTCGTCGAACGCGGGCTCATGCCCTTTTTGCAGTAAGGCTGCAAGGGCTTCATCCGTCAATAAGGACAAGTTTTCAGCGTTGTTATGTTGCACTAGAAGAAACGTACTCCGGTATAGAAAGGTTTACCGCTCCGGGCCCACACGCCCTCCACCGCTAATGATATCACATCGCGGTCTTCGCGCTTGGCAATTGCTGTATATATACCTTCTTCCACGATTTTGTTCCCAAAATGATCGTTTTAAAGCATTTTAAAATTAGACGCAGGTCGATTCCCACCGGTTTTTTTAAATTTTCTATCGGGCGGAAGAATATGGCACAATAGATGATCAACACGCGGATCAAATCGATGTCGGGGTGTATTTTGGGCAGCCCATCACGCCGCGGAGCATTCTCCTATCCATTTTTAAAGGGGAAAGCGCCACAACAACACGGAGCCGTCGCCATGAACCATGAGGCCATGGAAAATACGATCGTCGCCCGGTGCAACGAGAATCATTGCAGTTTAGCCACAGCGGAATCTTGTACGGGCGGATTGATTAGTCACCGCATCACCAATGTGCCGGGTGCCTCTTCAATCTTTCTCGGCGGTGTTATTGCCTATGCCAATGAAGCCAAATCCGCCTTGCTGGGTGTTTCCCAAGCCCTTCTCGCAGAAAAGGGCGCTGTTTCCCAGGAGGTTGCGCTAGCCATGGCACGGGGCGCGCAACATCGGTTTCACAGTGATTATGCAGTCGCCGTCACAGGCATTGCAGGCCCCGGCGGCGGCAGTCCCGAAAAACCGGTGGGAACGGTCTATCTTGCCGTTGTAAGCCCCACATCCCGGCGTGTAATTCATCGTTTATTTGTCGGCGATCGCGATGCGATCAAAGTCCAAACAGCCGACGAGGCGCTTAACCTACTATCGGAATTAATGGATTGCTCATGAGTGATAGCTTTGTACATCTTCATCTACACACCCATTACAGCCTGTTGGACGGACTCACGAAGCCCGCTGAATTATTAAAACGCTGTGCCGACTATAATATGTCCGCCTGTGCCGTAACGGATCACGGCACGATCTTCGGTCTTTTGGATTTTTATTTACAGGCAAAAAAAACCGGGATCAAACCTATTTTAGGCTGTGAAGTCTATGTAGCGCCCACCAACCGCTTCGACAAGTCCGCGAAAAGCGGGAAGTTTGCATCGAATCATCTGCTGCTGCTCTGTGAAAACGAACAGGGATACCATAATCTTTGTAAATTGAGCACCCATGCGCATTTGGAAGGATGGCATTATAAACCCCGGGTAGACAAAGAACTGCTCGAAGAATACCACGAGGGATTGATTGTCGGCACAGCGTGTTTGAATGGGCGCGTGCCGCGCATGCTCTTGGAAGACAGACCGGAAGAAGCAGAAAAAGAGTTGGATCAGCTCATCGGTATTTTTGGGAAGGACAATGTCTTTGTTGAGATGATGAACCACCACATGGAGGAACAGGAAAAAATCAATCCTCAATTGTGGGAATTGGCCCAAAAACACGGACTCTTGGCAGTCGCCACCAATGACAGCCACTATCTCGATCAAAAGGATGCAGAAGCTCACGACGTGCTCTTGTGTCTTCAAACCAAGAGGATCTTGCAAGACACGGATAGAATGCGTTTGCCCAATGATAGTTTTTCCTTGTTGACTGCCGAAGAAATGAAAGGCCGCTTTGCACGGTGGCCGGAAGCAATCGAAAATTCTGTGCGGATAGCGGAACGCTGCAACGCTACCATTCCGACGGAGCTTAAGCTAATACCTCATTATGTGACGCCGAAGGGAGAAGACACAGCACAATATTTACGGGATCGCGTATTTGAAGGGCTAGAGATGCGTTACGGCAGCCCGGTTCCGGGAGCCGTTCGCGAACGGGCAGAATTCGAATTAAACGTCATCGAAGAAATGCAGTTTGTCAATTACTTTTTGGTGGTGTGGGATCTTGTTGATTATGCCCGTAAAGCGGGAATCCCTGTAGGACCCGGCCGCGGCTCCGCAGCGGGAAGCGTCATCGCCTATGCCCTGCAAATCACCAATCTTGATCCACTACGCTATAACCTGCTTTTTGAACGTTTCCTCAACCCTGAACGTGTCAGTATGCCTG from Candidatus Hydrogenedentota bacterium includes these protein-coding regions:
- a CDS encoding CinA family protein: MINTRIKSMSGCILGSPSRRGAFSYPFLKGKAPQQHGAVAMNHEAMENTIVARCNENHCSLATAESCTGGLISHRITNVPGASSIFLGGVIAYANEAKSALLGVSQALLAEKGAVSQEVALAMARGAQHRFHSDYAVAVTGIAGPGGGSPEKPVGTVYLAVVSPTSRRVIHRLFVGDRDAIKVQTADEALNLLSELMDCS